One part of the Lentisphaera araneosa HTCC2155 genome encodes these proteins:
- the htpG gene encoding molecular chaperone HtpG produces the protein MEKQFQTEVSELLKLVINSLYSNRDIFLRELVSNSSDAIDKVRFNSLSDKSLAVESDELKIKLIADKDKKTFTVIDNGVGMTEAEVEENIGTIAHSGTKSFVEKLQSSKEENAPDLIGQFGVGFYSAFMVADKVDVYTRSAAVDASEGVHWHSEGTGSYTIEKTDLAEHGTKIVLHLKEDAEEFLEEWKIRKIVKTYSDFLSYPITMDVEKTLPKADEDSEPEVKIEEETLNSMKAIWTKSKSDVTEEEYSEFYRHVSHDHQEPAEIIHYRAEGNLEFDSLLFIPERAPSDMFMQQENKGVCLYVKRVFIMDNCKELVPDYLRFVKGVVDSADLPLNVSREILQEDRVIRTIRKNIVKKVISTLKKTKNKDFDKYSKFWAEFGKVIKEGISNDWENKDKLTELLVFESSSTEAGKFTSLDDYVKRMPEDQKEIYYITGLSRAAVQNSPQLEAFKKKGYEVLFFIDPIDEWVTQSLTEFDGKALKSVAKGDLDLDEKEKEELEKENENFKTPLESIQKVLDEDIKEVRFSSRLTDSPCCLVADENGMGVNMENIFKAMNQDIPHQKRTLELNKDHVIVQHMLKEADKDAGSEDLKDCATLLYDQALLNEGSAIKDPARFTALITKFMSKAI, from the coding sequence ATGGAAAAACAATTCCAAACAGAAGTTAGTGAGCTCCTCAAGCTCGTTATCAACTCACTCTACTCAAATCGCGATATCTTCCTCCGCGAACTCGTTTCTAACTCTTCCGATGCCATCGACAAAGTGCGTTTCAACTCACTTTCCGATAAGTCACTTGCAGTTGAGAGCGACGAACTCAAAATCAAACTCATTGCCGACAAAGATAAAAAGACTTTCACAGTCATCGACAATGGCGTCGGTATGACTGAAGCCGAAGTTGAAGAAAACATCGGTACAATTGCTCACTCAGGAACAAAGTCTTTCGTTGAAAAACTCCAGAGTAGCAAAGAAGAAAACGCTCCTGACCTCATTGGTCAATTTGGTGTTGGTTTCTACTCAGCTTTCATGGTTGCCGACAAAGTTGACGTCTACACACGTAGCGCAGCTGTTGATGCTAGCGAAGGTGTTCACTGGCACTCAGAAGGAACGGGTTCCTACACAATCGAAAAAACTGATCTCGCGGAACACGGTACTAAGATCGTTCTTCACCTCAAAGAAGACGCAGAAGAATTCCTCGAAGAATGGAAAATTCGTAAAATCGTCAAAACTTATTCTGACTTCCTCTCTTACCCCATCACCATGGACGTAGAGAAAACTCTTCCAAAAGCTGATGAAGATTCTGAGCCAGAAGTAAAAATCGAAGAAGAAACTCTCAACTCAATGAAAGCTATTTGGACCAAGTCTAAATCTGACGTTACTGAAGAAGAGTACAGCGAATTCTATCGTCACGTTTCTCACGATCACCAAGAGCCTGCAGAAATCATTCACTACCGCGCCGAAGGTAACCTCGAGTTTGACTCACTCCTTTTCATTCCTGAGCGTGCGCCTTCCGACATGTTCATGCAGCAAGAAAATAAGGGTGTTTGCCTCTATGTGAAACGCGTTTTCATCATGGACAACTGCAAAGAGCTCGTTCCTGACTACCTCCGCTTTGTTAAGGGTGTCGTTGACTCAGCTGACCTCCCACTCAATGTCTCTCGTGAGATCCTCCAAGAAGACCGCGTTATTCGCACCATTCGCAAAAATATCGTCAAAAAAGTTATCTCCACTCTTAAGAAGACGAAAAATAAAGATTTCGATAAGTACAGCAAGTTCTGGGCTGAGTTTGGTAAAGTAATCAAAGAAGGCATCAGCAACGACTGGGAAAACAAAGACAAGCTCACTGAGCTCCTCGTTTTCGAATCTTCTTCTACGGAAGCAGGTAAATTCACAAGCCTCGACGACTACGTTAAGCGCATGCCTGAAGATCAAAAAGAGATTTACTACATCACTGGCTTAAGTCGTGCTGCAGTTCAAAACTCTCCTCAGCTCGAAGCTTTCAAAAAGAAAGGTTACGAAGTTCTCTTCTTCATCGATCCAATCGACGAATGGGTAACTCAGTCACTCACAGAGTTCGATGGCAAAGCACTCAAATCTGTAGCTAAAGGCGATCTTGATCTCGACGAGAAAGAAAAAGAAGAGCTCGAGAAAGAAAACGAAAACTTCAAAACTCCTCTCGAATCCATTCAAAAAGTTCTCGACGAAGACATCAAAGAAGTTCGTTTCTCTAGCCGTCTTACTGATTCTCCTTGCTGCTTAGTTGCTGACGAAAATGGCATGGGCGTTAACATGGAGAACATCTTCAAGGCCATGAACCAAGACATCCCTCATCAGAAGCGTACGCTTGAGCTCAATAAAGATCACGTCATTGTTCAGCACATGCTCAAGGAAGCTGACAAAGATGCGGGTTCTGAAGATCTCAAAGATTGTGCAACTCTGCTCTACGATCAAGCCCTTCTCAACGAAGGTTCTGCGATCAAGGACCCTGCACGCTTCACCGCCTTAATCACTAAGTTCATGTCAAAAGCTATCTAA
- a CDS encoding mechanosensitive ion channel family protein, protein MTLHSIIAQAEAAGSFWEKTYYNNTVSLWLTSLGFVLGSVILGKSIYWVFSKLVKALTQKTKNTLDDLIVDLIEEPIVAAFIASGIYFSLSLLQLPAMLERVIAKSYTMVVTLLAAWLITRFFEAFYQNIVQPWAEKTENDLDDQLLPVLRKGVRSIIWIVAIIIGLNNAGYDVGAMIAGLGIGGLALAMAAKDTVANVFGGFTIFTDKPFKMGDRIQIDGVDGTVVEIGVRSTRIKTLAGRIVTMPNNTFASSAVENVTIEPSRKIVLNLGLTYDTKPEQIEEAIEILKDIVAKNKSTEEDVITSFNGFGDFALNIMFIYYITKDEDIAQTQTDMNLQVLKRFNEKKLEFAFPTQTLYNIQG, encoded by the coding sequence ATGACTTTGCATAGCATCATTGCACAAGCCGAAGCCGCTGGAAGCTTTTGGGAAAAAACTTACTACAACAATACTGTATCACTTTGGTTAACAAGCCTCGGCTTTGTCTTGGGCAGCGTCATCCTTGGCAAAAGCATTTATTGGGTCTTCTCAAAACTCGTTAAAGCCCTTACGCAAAAAACAAAAAATACCTTGGACGATCTCATCGTCGACCTCATAGAGGAACCCATTGTCGCGGCATTTATTGCTTCTGGCATTTATTTCTCACTCAGCTTACTGCAACTCCCCGCCATGCTCGAACGAGTCATTGCCAAGTCCTACACCATGGTCGTCACCCTGCTAGCAGCTTGGTTGATCACGCGCTTTTTCGAAGCTTTTTATCAAAACATTGTTCAGCCCTGGGCAGAAAAAACTGAAAATGATCTCGATGACCAACTCCTTCCAGTTCTTCGTAAAGGCGTGCGCTCAATCATCTGGATTGTGGCGATCATCATTGGCTTAAATAATGCTGGCTACGATGTCGGCGCTATGATCGCTGGCTTAGGTATTGGTGGTTTAGCCCTTGCAATGGCCGCAAAAGATACTGTAGCAAACGTCTTTGGGGGCTTCACAATCTTTACTGATAAACCCTTCAAAATGGGTGATCGCATTCAAATCGACGGCGTCGATGGCACCGTAGTTGAAATCGGTGTGCGTAGTACGCGTATCAAAACTTTGGCAGGCCGCATCGTCACTATGCCGAACAATACTTTTGCGAGTTCCGCAGTCGAAAACGTCACTATTGAACCCAGCCGGAAAATTGTTCTAAACCTCGGACTCACCTACGATACAAAACCCGAACAAATCGAAGAAGCCATCGAGATCCTTAAAGATATCGTGGCAAAAAATAAATCTACTGAAGAAGACGTCATCACCTCATTTAATGGTTTTGGCGACTTCGCTCTCAATATCATGTTCATCTATTACATCACTAAAGATGAAGATATTGCTCAGACTCAAACGGATATGAATTTACAGGTCCTCAAGCGCTTCAACGAAAAGAAACTTGAGTTCGCCTTCCCCACTCAAACACTCTATAATATCCAAGGCTAA
- the hisI gene encoding phosphoribosyl-AMP cyclohydrolase translates to MSKIPDIIPDFSKSEEGLIPAVAQDAATGDILMLAYVNQAAWDETLKSGRACYWSRSRSKLWKKGEESGNWQEIKEILVDCDGDSIIYKIEQIGGIACHTGRRSCFYNKYEDGGFSVNSKPLIDPDELYKK, encoded by the coding sequence ATGTCTAAGATCCCCGATATTATTCCAGACTTCAGTAAATCTGAAGAAGGACTCATTCCCGCTGTGGCACAAGATGCCGCAACGGGAGACATCCTCATGCTCGCCTACGTCAACCAAGCTGCATGGGATGAGACCCTCAAATCGGGTCGTGCCTGCTATTGGTCACGTTCTCGCTCAAAGCTTTGGAAAAAAGGTGAAGAGTCGGGAAACTGGCAAGAAATCAAAGAGATCCTCGTAGATTGTGATGGCGACTCGATCATCTACAAAATCGAGCAAATTGGTGGCATTGCCTGCCACACAGGCCGTCGCTCATGCTTCTACAACAAGTATGAAGATGGTGGTTTCAGTGTAAACTCTAAACCCCTCATTGACCCCGACGAACTCTACAAGAAATAG
- the grxD gene encoding Grx4 family monothiol glutaredoxin: MSDINATIKAELEAHPIKLFMKGVPAMPQCGFSQTVIQILSFYDVEYSSMNILENPEFRQGLKDYFEWPTFPQLVVNGELVGGCDIIMELHENGELQEVLDSAKK; the protein is encoded by the coding sequence ATGTCTGACATAAACGCTACAATTAAAGCTGAGCTCGAAGCTCACCCAATTAAACTTTTCATGAAGGGTGTTCCTGCAATGCCACAATGCGGTTTCTCACAAACTGTTATTCAAATCCTCAGCTTCTACGATGTTGAATACTCATCTATGAACATCCTCGAAAACCCAGAATTCCGTCAAGGCTTAAAAGATTACTTCGAATGGCCGACTTTCCCACAACTCGTTGTGAACGGCGAACTCGTTGGTGGTTGCGACATCATCATGGAGCTTCACGAAAACGGTGAACTTCAGGAAGTTCTTGACTCAGCTAAAAAATAA
- a CDS encoding BolA family protein → MKEQIEQAILAVLPDAQVHIVDPDGAHFQGLVISPSFVGVPLLKQHKLVMNALKEKFATDTVHALQLKTFTPEKWEAQKSNYIN, encoded by the coding sequence ATGAAAGAGCAAATCGAACAAGCCATCCTAGCTGTCCTTCCCGACGCACAAGTGCATATCGTCGATCCCGATGGCGCACACTTCCAAGGCCTCGTTATCAGCCCCAGCTTTGTAGGTGTGCCCTTACTGAAGCAACACAAGTTGGTCATGAACGCCCTCAAAGAAAAATTTGCGACGGATACTGTGCATGCACTTCAACTCAAAACTTTCACTCCCGAAAAATGGGAAGCTCAAAAATCTAATTATATTAACTAA
- a CDS encoding glutaredoxin family protein: MLELKLYSSNGCPFCRKVTSFMSSNGIELDVEDPYSNRDAMSTFKKLTGKTQVPCLMINGKPMHESDDIINWLRGEFL; the protein is encoded by the coding sequence ATGCTTGAGCTCAAACTATATTCATCGAATGGGTGCCCATTTTGTCGTAAGGTCACTAGCTTTATGTCTAGTAATGGTATCGAACTCGATGTTGAAGACCCCTACTCCAACAGAGACGCCATGTCGACCTTCAAAAAATTGACTGGAAAAACCCAAGTCCCTTGCCTCATGATCAATGGTAAGCCGATGCACGAATCTGATGATATTATTAACTGGTTACGTGGAGAATTCCTCTAA